A single Xylanimonas cellulosilytica DSM 15894 DNA region contains:
- a CDS encoding UxaA family hydrolase gives MLLLLHPDDDVAVATRDLAAGETLDAGARTITTTGPVPRGHKVAVADLPPGAPVHKYGQVIGVATAPLAAGEHVHAHNLGFEAGHRDHQLGGTHTELAVPAGPRPTFQGYRRADGRVGTRNYVAILTSVNCSATTARMIAAQFGPQALAGYPNVDGVIALTHQSGCGLVPSSEGGQILLRTLRGYAAHPNIAGVLVLGLGCEMVLTEQLTTRSGTGAFLGMPGVGTPPPPADPVLADIPADTVVESLTIQESGGVRAAVTAGVAAVERMLAVVDTRRREICDVADLVLALNCGGSDGYSGLTANPALGWASDRLVAYGATSALAETPEVFGAEHLLTRRAVTPQVAQRLLDRIDWWQDYTRAGGGSMDNNPSPGNKAGGLTTILEKSLGAVAKGGQADLAAVYEYAERMAPRGGFVFMDTPGYDPVSVTGLVAGGSNVVVFTTGRGSVFGCRPTPSIKVATNTPMYRAMSDDMDVDAGRIVEGEATVEQVGQEILDLILRVASGEPTVSEDLQIAGVTIGAEEFVPWHVGAVT, from the coding sequence ATGCTCCTCCTGCTCCACCCCGACGACGATGTCGCCGTCGCCACCCGGGACCTCGCTGCGGGCGAGACCCTCGACGCCGGTGCCCGCACGATCACGACCACGGGGCCCGTGCCGCGCGGCCACAAGGTCGCCGTCGCCGACCTGCCGCCGGGCGCACCCGTGCACAAGTACGGGCAGGTCATCGGCGTGGCGACGGCCCCGCTGGCCGCCGGGGAGCACGTGCACGCCCACAACCTGGGGTTCGAGGCGGGGCACCGCGACCACCAGCTCGGCGGGACGCACACCGAGCTGGCCGTGCCGGCCGGGCCGCGCCCCACGTTCCAGGGGTACCGGCGCGCCGACGGCCGCGTGGGCACCCGCAACTACGTCGCGATCCTCACCTCCGTGAACTGCTCGGCGACGACGGCGCGCATGATCGCCGCCCAGTTCGGCCCGCAGGCCCTGGCTGGGTACCCGAACGTGGACGGCGTCATCGCGCTCACCCACCAGTCCGGCTGCGGGCTCGTGCCGTCCAGCGAGGGCGGGCAGATCCTGCTGCGCACCCTGCGCGGGTACGCCGCGCACCCCAACATCGCGGGCGTGCTCGTGCTCGGGCTCGGGTGCGAGATGGTGCTCACCGAGCAGCTCACCACGCGGTCCGGCACGGGGGCGTTCCTGGGTATGCCCGGCGTCGGCACCCCGCCGCCGCCCGCCGACCCGGTGCTCGCCGACATCCCCGCCGACACCGTCGTCGAGTCCCTGACCATCCAGGAGTCCGGGGGAGTGCGGGCCGCCGTCACCGCGGGCGTCGCCGCCGTCGAACGCATGCTCGCCGTCGTCGACACCCGGCGCCGCGAGATCTGTGACGTCGCCGACCTGGTGCTCGCGCTCAACTGCGGCGGGTCCGACGGGTACTCGGGCCTCACCGCCAACCCGGCCCTCGGCTGGGCGTCCGACCGGCTCGTGGCCTACGGGGCCACCTCGGCGCTCGCGGAGACCCCGGAGGTGTTCGGTGCCGAGCACCTGCTGACCCGCCGCGCCGTGACCCCGCAGGTCGCGCAGCGGCTGCTCGACCGCATCGACTGGTGGCAGGACTACACGCGCGCCGGGGGCGGCAGCATGGACAACAACCCGTCGCCGGGCAACAAGGCGGGCGGGCTCACCACCATCCTGGAGAAGTCGCTCGGCGCCGTCGCCAAGGGCGGGCAGGCGGACCTCGCGGCCGTGTACGAGTACGCCGAGCGGATGGCGCCGCGAGGCGGCTTCGTGTTCATGGACACCCCCGGCTACGACCCGGTGTCCGTCACCGGGCTGGTCGCCGGCGGGTCGAACGTCGTCGTGTTCACCACCGGGCGCGGGTCCGTGTTCGGGTGCCGCCCGACGCCGTCGATCAAGGTCGCGACCAACACGCCGATGTACCGCGCGATGTCCGACGACATGGACGTCGACGCCGGCCGGATCGTCGAGGGCGAGGCCACGGTCGAGCAGGTCGGGCAGGAGATCCTCGACCTGATCCTGCGCGTGGCCTCCGGCGAGCCGACCGTCTCCGAGGACCTGCAGATCGCAGGCGTGACGATCGGCGCCGAGGAGTTCGTCCCGTGGCACGTGGGAGCGGTGACGTGA